The following DNA comes from Nitrogeniibacter aestuarii.
GCACCAGGGCTGTCAGGGAAAGGGTGAGCAGCCCCAGCACGCCGGCCGCCAGCCAGCCACTGCGCCAACCGAGCGCTGGCACGACCAGCAGAATCAGCAAGCCGTTGAGACCATACCCCCACGCCGTGCCGCTGGAGGCGGTCGACAGGCTGGTGGCGTGGTGCTCCGGCTGGCCGTAGCGGGTGACCAGCTCGACAATACCGCCCCAGCTGATGGCTGCGCTCGCGGACATCACCGTGAGCGCGACGAGCATCAGCATCGGATCGTGAAGGCTGGCCATGCTGAACAGCAGGACGCTGGTGACGACTCCGGAAGACAGCATCAGACGACCGGAATCGATGCGGTGGCCAATCACGCCCAGCAACATCGCGCCGCCCAGATACGCCAATTGCGTCAACGCGCCGATGGTCGCCAGATGCCAGTGGGTGATGCCGATCTCCGCCTGCATGAGCGGCACGAGCGCCGCGAACAGGAACAGACCAAAACCGTGGCTGATGATCTGGTTGATGCCGAAAGTGACGGTCATTCGCATCGCGTGGCTCCGCTGGCCTTGAGATTGATTCAAGAATGATGAAAACTGATTGCGGCTGCGTTTGTTGAAAACCCAGCACTCTGGTGACTTGGTGCTATCGTAGTGTCTTGTGCTGGCGTGGTACATCGATAAATATTCACATCTATGTTCAATTAAATTGAAAACTGAGCCATGATCGACCTGCCCATCAATCTGTTGCGGACCTTTGTCGTCGTAGCCGAAACGCTCAATCTGACCGAAACCGCACGCTTGCTGCACAAAGCACCGTCGACGGTCAGCATGCAGTTGAACAGGCTTGAAGCCTTGGTGGCGAATCCGCTGATGCAGCGCGGTCAGCACGGGGTGCGACTGACCTCCGCCGGAGAGCAACTGACCGGGCACGCCCGCAAGTTGCTGAACCTGCACGACGAAATCGTGGGCGCGTTTCAGCACATGGACATTGGCGGCAAAGTCCGCCTCGGCACCCACGATCAGTACGCCAGCCGCACGCTCGCGCCGCTGCTGGAGGCGTTCATCCTCAAGTACCCGGAGGCCGAGCTGGAGGTCTTCTGCGATCACCGCCCAGACCGGCTGGTCGATATGCTGGAGGGCGGCAAACTGGACATCGCACTGGTGGAAATGCTCGCCGGCACCGAAGACGGTTTGCGCCTGCGTCGCGATACCCTGGTCTGGGTCTGCGCCCGGAACCACGACATTCTGTCGCAACCCGTCTTGCCATTGGCCGTGTTTGAGGAAGGTTGTTACCACCGGCGCTACGCCTGTCGGGCACTTGATGGCGCCGGAATTCCATGGCGGGTTGCATTTACCAGTCAGAGTCGGACGGGGGTGCTCGCAGCAGTTCGAGCGGGTATTGGCGTCGCCATCATCCCGTTGCATACGGTCGAGGACGATCTGGTCGTGATTGATGACGCTCTGCCCGCGCTGCCCGATACCGAGGTCTCCCTTTTTATCGGCAAGCAGGTCAATGAAGCGACGCGGCGCCTGGAGCAGATTGTTGTGGAGAGTCCGCTGTTTGTGCGGGCTGATCGCGTCGAAGAAGCCGACGTCCGGCCTGGAATGGCATCAGTCTGACACTGATGAGTGCGCTGACTTGCGTTCGACCGGTTGAGCGTGTCTGATGCCACTGAGCCAAGCGTGATCCCGCAGAATCATGGACAGTCCGGGAGGCCGGAAGTACTGTCGGCCTGAGGTTTGGGCACGGGAGGAGGTGGTGAGCAAGCAACGTTTCACGACCGACTTCAAGGAGGAAGCCGTCCGCCAGCTCATCGAATGGGGACAGTCTGTGGCCGAGACGTCGGCCCTCAACTGAGTCTCCCCCATCGTCTGTCGTTGGGTTCGTCGATGGCCGTTGCGGGTATCACACCCCGTTGTCGCGACTGCCAGGCGGGGCGGAACGAGGCCTTTGGCGCCAGCTTTGAGCCGGATC
Coding sequences within:
- a CDS encoding LysR substrate-binding domain-containing protein, coding for MIDLPINLLRTFVVVAETLNLTETARLLHKAPSTVSMQLNRLEALVANPLMQRGQHGVRLTSAGEQLTGHARKLLNLHDEIVGAFQHMDIGGKVRLGTHDQYASRTLAPLLEAFILKYPEAELEVFCDHRPDRLVDMLEGGKLDIALVEMLAGTEDGLRLRRDTLVWVCARNHDILSQPVLPLAVFEEGCYHRRYACRALDGAGIPWRVAFTSQSRTGVLAAVRAGIGVAIIPLHTVEDDLVVIDDALPALPDTEVSLFIGKQVNEATRRLEQIVVESPLFVRADRVEEADVRPGMASV